GCTGTTTCGAACCGTTTTGCAGGAAGGACAGGATAAGGGAGTTTTTCAACTTGATGATGTTGGGATGACGGCTATATTGGTCCATTATTGTGTGAAGGGTATTGAAGTACCTTATATACGTGGTAATATCGGAGGTGATTTAGATTTTTTTACTCGTAAACAATATGTGTCGAACATTGTGTTTGGCGCATTGCATAAAAAAGAATTAAAATAAATAACAAATTATTAGTATGGGACTATTAAGTGGAAAAACTGCTATTGTAACTGGTGCTGCAAGAGGTATCGGTAAGGCTATCGCTTTAAAATTTGCTTCAGAAGGTGCTAATATCGCATTTACTGATCTATCAATTGATGATAATGTTCGTAATACGGAAAAGGAAATAGCCGAATTAGGCGTTAAAGTTAAAGGATATGCTTCAAATGCTGCAAACTATGCAGACACAATGGCTGTTGTTGATGAGATTTTGAAAGATTTTGGACGAGTTGATATTTTGGTAAATAATGCAGGTATCACTCGTGACGCTTCTTTTAAACGTATGACTGAAGAACAGTGGGATTTGGTTATTAACGTGAACTTAAAGTCTGCATTTAATTTCATTAAGGCAGTTCAGCCTATTATGAATAAGCAAAAGGCCGGAAGTATTATCAATATGGCTTCGGTTGTTGGTGTGTCCGGTAATGCGGGACAAGCTAACTACTCTGCTTCTAAAGCAGGTATGATTGCGTTGGCTAAATCAGTCGCTAAAGAACTCGGACCTCGTAATATTCGTGCTAATGCTATTGCACCGGGCTTCATTATGACTGAGATGACAGCGGTTCTTTCCGAAGAGGTGAAAGCTGAATGGGCTAGTCAGATTCCTTTGCGTCGTGGAGGTACTCCTGAAGATGTAGCGGATGTAGCAACTTTCCTTGCTTCTGATCTTTCTTCTTATGTAACCGGTCAAGTTATTCACTGCTGCGGCGGAATGAATATGTAATAGATGACTGTTGTCTACGAAGATAATCATATAATAGTGGTCAATAAGACTAGCTCTGAAATTGTTCAGGGTGATAAAACGGGAGATACTCCTCTTTCGGAGACCGTTAAACAATACTTGAAAGAGAAGTATCAGAAACCCGGAAATGTCTTTGTGGGGGTGGCACATCGCTTGGACCGACCGGTAAGCGGACTTGTTGTTTTTGCTAAAACGTCAAAAGCTTTATCACGCTTAAATGAGATGTTTAAGAATAGCGACGTTCGGAAAACTTATTGGGCGATAGTAAAAAAATACCCTAATGAGCAGGAGGCTGAGTTAACTCATTATCTGCTTCGCAACGAGAAACAGAATAAGAGTTATGCGTATGATAAAGAAGTTCCTAAGTCAAAAAGAGCAGTTCTGCATTATAAAACGATAGCTCGTTCAGATAATTATTATTTGCTTGAAGTTGATCTGAAGACGGGAAGACATCACCAAATACGTTGTCAATTGGCAAAAATGGGATGTCCTATTAAGGGAGATTTGAAATATGGTTTCCCTCGTTCTAATCAAGATGGCAGTATTTGTTTGCACGCTCGAAGAGTAACGTTTACTCATCCGGTTTCAAAAGAACTGATTGATTTGAAAGCTCCTGTACCCTCTGATAACTTATGGAATAGTTTGACCTCTTCTTTATATTTATAAAAAAAAATAAAAAGCCATCCCCTGAATAGACGAAAGGAGGGATGGCTTTTTTTATTAGTGTGCTTACTTTTATTCAGCCACTTGAGTGGGAGTCTGAGTTGAATCCGGCTTTTCGCTTGTCGGTTCGTCAGACTGCGGTTCATCCTTTGCAGGTTTGGTGGTTGTAGAATCGGTCTTTTCTGTAGTTGGCTGATTCTTTTTTACCGGATCTTGCGCTATTGCCAAGAATGAGCTACCGCACATAAACAACATCATAACTAATACTAATTTTTTCATAATCATAACTTTAAATGGTTTATACTGTTTAGTGTAAGTCTAGTTTAGTTTTGTGCTAGAACCATTACACATAAAGAGTTGCAAGACCTATGCCATAAAATATTTATTTATTAATGGCTTGATTATGAGATGATTATGTGGAATCCCTTTTGAGGGAATGTGTGGAAAAGTGTGGATGTTGTGTGGCGTTTGTGGAATGTTTCCACAGGTTTTCTTGTGATTGATGTTTAGCCTGTGATAAGTTTTTGTAGTTGAGAAATGTTTTCGGCTAGCTCGTCAGCTCCGGCTTTTGTTAGTTCTTCTCGACTTCCGTATCCATAGAGAACGCCGATGGAGTTTATCTTATTTTTCGAAGCCCCTTCAATGTCATGTTTACGATCGCCGATCATTATTGCTTCGTCTTTGTTTATAATTTCTTGAGAAGAGAGGGCATATTGAATTACTTCATTTTTATCAGATCGCGTACCGTCTAAATTACTTCCATATACTGCGGTAAAATAGTCTCTGATATGAAAATGCCTAAGAATTTTTTCAGCAAATAGTGTCGGCTTTGATGTTGCAACAATCAATTCTTTATCCTGTTTACGGCAAGTTTCAAGAAACAACCCCATTTTATCATACACTTCATTTTCATAAATACCTTTCTCACTGAAGTATTCTCTGTATTTTGTGATAGCACAATCTGCCTGTTTATCCGTAAGATGATAATATTCTATGAATGATTTTTTTAGTGGAGGTCCTATAAATGGGTAGAGTAGACTCAATTCATTGACAATGATGTCAAAATGTTCTAATGCATATTGTACTGATTTAGTTATCCCTATAGCCGGATCGGTAATTGTTCCGTCCAGATCCATTAATATATAGCGTTTGTTTAAGAAAGTCATGGCTGAATATTGTGTCGTTTCAATTTATTATACAAAGTTTTTCTATCGATACCAAGTATCTGAGCAGCTTTGCTCTTATTATTTCCGGTTTGTTTAAGAGCCTTAAGTATCTGTTCTTTTTCACTCTCTTCGTTATATAAACTAAGAGAGGTTGAAGAACCGTTTTCGTTGTTCGTGTCGCTTATTTCATCTCCAAGTTCAGCTAATGTAATGACATCTCCTTGGGCTAATAGTGTGGCGCGTTTAATCACATTCTGCATTTGCCTTAAATTTCCCGGCCAATGATAGCTCTCTAATGTGATAGATGCTTTAGAATCAAATCCAGTTATTTGCTTGTTTAAATCCTGATTTGCTTTGTCAAGGAAAAATTTGGCGAACAAGAGAATATCTTCTTTTCGATCCTTTAGGTTTGGAATGTGTAACGTGAACTCATTGATTCGATGAAACAAATCTTCACGGAAGTTACCCTCTTTAATAGCTTCTTCAAGGTTTTCATTCGTTGCAGTCACTAATCGGATATCTACTTTAATTTCTTCGTTTGATCCCACAGGTCGTATCTTGCGCTCCTGCAATGCACGAAGAAGTTGCACTTGTACCTCATAACTAAGATTGCCCACTTCATCGAGAAATAATGTACCTCCATTAGCAGCAACAAATGCACCTGTTTTATCAGTTAAAGCACCTGTAAATGCTCCTTTCTTGTGACCGAAGAATTCTGAAGCAGCTAGCTCTTTGGGAATTGCTCCACAATCCATTGCGACAAATGGAGATGCATTGCGTTTGCTTAATTGATGAATACGATGTGCCACATGTTCTTTGCCGGTACCGCTGGCTCCCATGATGAGCACTGACATATTTGTTGGAGCTACTAGACGTACATAATTATAGAGCTGTCTGGCTGCCTCGCTTTCTCCTTCAAGAAAACCAGACGGATGCTCTTTGTCAAGCTTTTGGCTAATCGGATTGATTGAGGCAGTAGCTGCTTTTTGAGGAGGCAAAAATGCCTCTTCTATTTTTTTGAGAAGAATTTCAGGATTGACAGGTTTGGCTATATAATCTTGCGCTCCTAATTTTATTGCTTGTACTGCAGATTGTATATCGGCATATCCGGTCATAATAATTAAAGGAATATTCAGTTTTTTTCTCAACATCCATTTTAGTAAAAAGATGCCGTCATGATCGGGTAACCTTAAGTCGGATAGTATTAAATTGACATCATTGGTCTCTATATATTTCTGTGCATGTGCGATGGTACTGGCAGAAGAAACTTGGAAACCTTTCTTTTCCAACCAAGTTTTAAGCATCATTCCGAATGTGATATCGTCTTCAATTATTAATATAGATTTGGTCATTTCGTTGTTTTTGATGCATTTTACGTATTCACAAAGTTAGCGTATTCTCCATTAACTTGTATCTATTATGCGTATTATTAAGAAGTTTTCTTGGCAGAGAAGCTACTAATGTCGTATTTTTGCAAGAATTAAAGGTTGATACTTATGAAAAGGAATTTATTTATATTATTAATTATTCTGACCGGCAGCTTTGCAGCGTGTCGTTCAGGGCAAAAGAAGAAAGAAAAAATGGAAAATAAGAAAGAGGTTATGGTGAAGATTGAGACCAGTATGGGTGATATAATGGTTAAGCTGTATGATGAAACTCCTAAACATAGAGATAATTTTATAAAACTAGTTGAAGAAGGAACTTATGAGGGGACTCTGTTTCATAGAGTGATCAAAGATTTTATGATACAGGCAGGAGATCCTGAATCCAAGGGAGCGCCAAAAGGCAAAATGTTAGGTTCCGGTGATGTAGGTTATACTATTCCTGCTGAATTTGTTTATCCTAAATACTTTCACAAGAAAGGAGCCCTTGCTGCTGCACGCCAAGGAGATGATGCGAATCCAAAAAAGGAATCATCCGGTTGTCAATTTTATATTGTAACAGGTAAGGTGTATAGTGACTCTACACTTCTTGGTATGGAACAGCAGATGAATCAAGGTAAACTTACTTCTGCTTTCAATGCTTTGGCTCAAAAGCATATGAAAGAGATTTATAAGATGCGTAAAGCTAATGATCAAAATGCTCTTTATGATTTACAAGAAAAACTTTATGCAGAGGCTGAAGCGGAAGCTGCTAAGCAACCGGATTTTCACTTTACTCCTGAACAAGTAAAAGCTTATACTACAGTGGGTGGAACACCTCATTTGGATAATCAATATACTGTGTTTGGTGAGGTAGTTCAGGGAATGGATGTTGTCGATAAAATTCAGCAAGTCAAAACAGATCGTGGTGATCGCCCTGAGGAAGATGTAAAAATTATCAAAGTTTCCGTAATTGAGTAAAATGTTGAATATACAAAAAAGCGTTTTGTCTAACGGCTTAAAGGTGGTACACTCTTATGATGATAGTACTCAAATGGTTGCTCTTAACCTTTTGTATAAAGTCGGAGCGAAAGATGAATCTCCTGATCATACAGGTTTTGCCCATCTTTTTGAGCATTTGATGTTTGG
This window of the uncultured Bacteroides sp. genome carries:
- the fabG gene encoding 3-oxoacyl-[acyl-carrier-protein] reductase codes for the protein MGLLSGKTAIVTGAARGIGKAIALKFASEGANIAFTDLSIDDNVRNTEKEIAELGVKVKGYASNAANYADTMAVVDEILKDFGRVDILVNNAGITRDASFKRMTEEQWDLVINVNLKSAFNFIKAVQPIMNKQKAGSIINMASVVGVSGNAGQANYSASKAGMIALAKSVAKELGPRNIRANAIAPGFIMTEMTAVLSEEVKAEWASQIPLRRGGTPEDVADVATFLASDLSSYVTGQVIHCCGGMNM
- a CDS encoding RNA pseudouridine synthase, whose product is MTVVYEDNHIIVVNKTSSEIVQGDKTGDTPLSETVKQYLKEKYQKPGNVFVGVAHRLDRPVSGLVVFAKTSKALSRLNEMFKNSDVRKTYWAIVKKYPNEQEAELTHYLLRNEKQNKSYAYDKEVPKSKRAVLHYKTIARSDNYYLLEVDLKTGRHHQIRCQLAKMGCPIKGDLKYGFPRSNQDGSICLHARRVTFTHPVSKELIDLKAPVPSDNLWNSLTSSLYL
- a CDS encoding HAD family hydrolase; its protein translation is MTFLNKRYILMDLDGTITDPAIGITKSVQYALEHFDIIVNELSLLYPFIGPPLKKSFIEYYHLTDKQADCAITKYREYFSEKGIYENEVYDKMGLFLETCRKQDKELIVATSKPTLFAEKILRHFHIRDYFTAVYGSNLDGTRSDKNEVIQYALSSQEIINKDEAIMIGDRKHDIEGASKNKINSIGVLYGYGSREELTKAGADELAENISQLQKLITG
- a CDS encoding sigma-54 dependent transcriptional regulator, yielding MTKSILIIEDDITFGMMLKTWLEKKGFQVSSASTIAHAQKYIETNDVNLILSDLRLPDHDGIFLLKWMLRKKLNIPLIIMTGYADIQSAVQAIKLGAQDYIAKPVNPEILLKKIEEAFLPPQKAATASINPISQKLDKEHPSGFLEGESEAARQLYNYVRLVAPTNMSVLIMGASGTGKEHVAHRIHQLSKRNASPFVAMDCGAIPKELAASEFFGHKKGAFTGALTDKTGAFVAANGGTLFLDEVGNLSYEVQVQLLRALQERKIRPVGSNEEIKVDIRLVTATNENLEEAIKEGNFREDLFHRINEFTLHIPNLKDRKEDILLFAKFFLDKANQDLNKQITGFDSKASITLESYHWPGNLRQMQNVIKRATLLAQGDVITLAELGDEISDTNNENGSSTSLSLYNEESEKEQILKALKQTGNNKSKAAQILGIDRKTLYNKLKRHNIQP
- a CDS encoding peptidylprolyl isomerase, yielding MKRNLFILLIILTGSFAACRSGQKKKEKMENKKEVMVKIETSMGDIMVKLYDETPKHRDNFIKLVEEGTYEGTLFHRVIKDFMIQAGDPESKGAPKGKMLGSGDVGYTIPAEFVYPKYFHKKGALAAARQGDDANPKKESSGCQFYIVTGKVYSDSTLLGMEQQMNQGKLTSAFNALAQKHMKEIYKMRKANDQNALYDLQEKLYAEAEAEAAKQPDFHFTPEQVKAYTTVGGTPHLDNQYTVFGEVVQGMDVVDKIQQVKTDRGDRPEEDVKIIKVSVIE